The following proteins are co-located in the uncultured Draconibacterium sp. genome:
- a CDS encoding short chain dehydrogenase, whose translation MKIVVVGGNGTIGSAVAKHFMIKHEVITASRNNGDVQVDMESSESIKNMFEKIGKVDAIVNCAGATKWGPFAELSEEDFYIGLRGKLMGQVNIVRIGKNYLNEGGSITLTTGVLADDPVLGATNSAMANNAIHGFVLAVSQEHRTDFRLNVVSPELVEDSAERLGNAFPGHTPVSMLKVAKGYERSVEGWRTGEIIRVYN comes from the coding sequence ATGAAAATAGTAGTTGTAGGAGGAAATGGAACAATTGGCAGCGCCGTTGCTAAACACTTTATGATAAAGCACGAGGTAATTACAGCCAGCCGAAATAATGGTGATGTGCAGGTTGATATGGAAAGTTCAGAATCGATAAAAAATATGTTTGAAAAGATTGGAAAGGTGGATGCCATTGTAAATTGTGCCGGAGCTACAAAATGGGGACCTTTTGCTGAACTTTCAGAAGAAGACTTTTATATTGGACTAAGGGGCAAATTGATGGGACAGGTAAACATTGTTAGAATTGGCAAAAACTATTTAAACGAAGGCGGTTCCATCACTTTAACAACCGGTGTTTTGGCCGACGATCCGGTTTTGGGTGCAACCAACTCGGCCATGGCGAATAATGCTATTCATGGTTTTGTGCTGGCTGTTTCGCAGGAGCACCGAACTGATTTCCGTCTGAATGTGGTTTCTCCTGAACTGGTTGAAGATTCAGCAGAACGACTTGGAAATGCTTTCCCGGGACACACACCTGTTTCGATGCTAAAAGTTGCAAAAGGATACGAGCGCAGTGTGGAAGGCTGGCGAACCGGAGAGATTATTCGCGTTTACAACTAG